From Methanobrevibacter millerae, a single genomic window includes:
- a CDS encoding C1 family peptidase codes for MKVLKIMIVMLVLIMSVGAVCAADDISDEIISDDGQEDMYMVDEASFTDLTDEINNTGTTLDLTRDYAFNNATDDSSGIVIAKDNFVLNGNGRTIDGNNQSRLFAISGNNITLNDLILINGNYRNCAGIRAGGTLTLNNVTFINNHADNQGGAIGIDGGILICNNTRFIDSYAEDGPSILVMDSELKLYNSYITSKELVKISQIYLTPGTEAYIENTTFANITSSYAPAIYITSSKASIINSKFMDLKADITAGAIATKEGGELYIENCEFENVTSSKNGGAIFADVAGAKGTAGNVTIIGTKFKDTYSGFGGAYVQLGGDFVLKNTEFINSHAEYDGGAVYISYTNAEIDNCTFDSNGVSVIEGYPTHGGAIYCDMGTLNINDSKFFNNVASAGSAIYAYDTSYSIKNSIFENNTNPIYTVFDKESVLENNTCFNDDNVSTNNTYYETIMIGQGMQLVLLNNTINTTIIPDKFDLRDYGWVSSVKNQAGMGACWTFGMTGTLESALLKAANITTDFSENNMQNTMLKYSIYGCSLIMEGGMNCISTGYLLSWLGAFTQDADIYDEMGKLSPVITTLNDIHVQDVMFTPNNEIPNGTQLKLAIMKYGSIDVGFFGQATTNEVNPYYNPETYAHYVNESIEPSHAVSIIGWDDNFNASNFLITPPGDGAWIVKNSYGTNWGDNGFFYISYYDKTLLNSKDVSNYATSIIIENTEPYNKNYQYNLIWGGDFKSGNQNVSYKSEFEALDDDLIAAVGTYFDKEGMNYTVEIYVNDELKLTQTGVSPYFGYRTIKLNEYIPIKKGDVFKAVITSNAAPTVNLTYVRSHYAQNVSFISFDGKNWEDTYDLGYIACLKVYTVALPIYTQDLVKIYKNDSKFEADIGVANETVIFEINGGNYTRVSDENGTASIAINLEPGNYTIKTTFNGTTVENTITVLPTLIAENLVKYFKNESQFYISLINGESIPVAGQNITMNINGVFYNRVTNENGTARLNINLNPGEYILTAIDPLTGLQMSYNITVLSTLEAEDLEMKYKDGSTFNVTVLDGQGNPLAGVSVTFNINGVFYNRTTDSAGIARLNINLMVGEYIITSEYDNLKISNTITIKD; via the coding sequence TTAATCATGTCGGTGGGGGCTGTTTGTGCAGCAGACGACATTTCCGATGAGATTATAAGTGATGACGGTCAGGAAGACATGTATATGGTGGATGAAGCCTCATTCACAGATTTGACTGATGAAATAAATAATACTGGCACGACTTTGGATTTAACCAGGGACTATGCCTTCAACAATGCAACTGATGACAGTAGCGGTATTGTTATTGCTAAGGATAATTTTGTCCTTAACGGTAACGGCCGCACAATTGACGGAAACAACCAATCAAGACTATTCGCCATTAGTGGAAATAATATAACATTAAATGATTTAATTTTAATCAACGGTAATTACAGGAATTGTGCTGGAATACGTGCTGGTGGAACACTAACATTAAATAATGTTACTTTCATTAACAATCATGCAGACAATCAAGGAGGAGCTATAGGAATAGATGGTGGAATCCTTATTTGTAACAATACTCGATTTATTGATAGTTATGCTGAAGATGGACCATCCATCCTTGTTATGGATAGTGAACTGAAACTTTATAATTCATACATAACCTCAAAAGAATTGGTTAAAATTTCCCAAATTTACCTTACTCCGGGCACTGAAGCGTATATAGAAAACACTACTTTTGCCAATATTACTTCATCTTATGCGCCGGCAATATATATTACATCTTCTAAAGCTTCAATAATCAATTCTAAATTCATGGATTTAAAAGCTGATATTACTGCAGGGGCAATTGCCACTAAAGAGGGTGGAGAACTATATATTGAAAATTGTGAATTCGAAAATGTTACTTCTTCTAAAAATGGAGGTGCCATTTTTGCTGATGTTGCTGGAGCGAAAGGCACTGCCGGTAATGTGACCATAATTGGTACCAAATTTAAGGACACCTATTCTGGATTTGGCGGAGCATATGTCCAATTGGGCGGAGATTTCGTGTTAAAGAATACGGAATTCATAAACTCTCATGCTGAATATGACGGAGGTGCAGTTTATATTTCATATACAAATGCCGAAATCGATAATTGTACCTTTGATTCAAATGGCGTCAGCGTTATTGAAGGATATCCGACACATGGCGGTGCAATATACTGTGATATGGGCACACTAAATATAAATGATTCTAAATTTTTTAATAATGTTGCAAGTGCAGGAAGCGCAATATATGCATACGATACATCATACAGCATCAAAAATTCAATATTTGAAAACAATACAAACCCAATCTACACTGTTTTCGATAAAGAATCTGTTTTAGAAAACAATACCTGTTTTAATGACGATAATGTCTCAACAAACAACACATATTATGAAACAATAATGATTGGACAAGGCATGCAATTGGTATTGCTTAACAATACTATCAATACCACTATCATTCCAGATAAATTTGATTTACGTGATTACGGATGGGTTTCATCCGTTAAAAATCAAGCAGGAATGGGTGCATGCTGGACATTCGGAATGACCGGTACCCTGGAATCAGCATTGCTTAAAGCTGCAAACATCACAACTGATTTTTCAGAAAACAACATGCAGAATACCATGCTGAAATATTCAATTTATGGATGCTCTTTGATAATGGAAGGTGGAATGAACTGTATTTCCACAGGTTATTTGCTGAGCTGGCTTGGAGCATTCACGCAGGATGCGGATATCTATGATGAAATGGGAAAACTCTCACCTGTAATCACAACCCTGAATGATATCCATGTTCAGGATGTGATGTTTACACCTAACAATGAAATACCAAATGGCACGCAGCTCAAATTGGCAATCATGAAATACGGTTCCATAGACGTGGGCTTTTTCGGGCAAGCCACAACTAATGAGGTAAATCCTTATTATAATCCTGAAACCTATGCACATTATGTTAATGAATCTATAGAACCAAGTCATGCGGTTTCAATTATAGGATGGGACGATAATTTTAATGCAAGCAACTTCTTAATCACACCTCCTGGCGACGGTGCATGGATTGTCAAAAACAGTTACGGTACCAACTGGGGAGACAATGGATTTTTCTACATTTCATATTATGATAAGACATTACTGAACTCTAAAGACGTGTCAAATTATGCTACTTCGATAATAATTGAAAATACCGAACCATACAATAAAAACTACCAATATAATCTTATATGGGGAGGCGATTTTAAATCAGGCAATCAAAATGTAAGTTATAAGAGTGAATTTGAAGCATTGGATGATGATTTGATCGCAGCTGTCGGAACATACTTTGATAAGGAAGGCATGAATTATACGGTCGAGATTTATGTAAATGACGAATTAAAATTGACTCAAACTGGAGTGTCACCATACTTCGGTTACCGCACAATCAAGTTAAATGAATACATACCAATCAAGAAAGGAGATGTTTTCAAAGCAGTAATAACTTCAAATGCTGCACCAACCGTTAACTTAACATATGTCAGGTCACATTATGCTCAAAATGTCTCATTCATATCCTTCGACGGAAAAAACTGGGAAGATACCTATGATTTAGGTTATATTGCATGTTTAAAAGTTTACACTGTTGCTTTACCTATTTACACCCAAGATTTGGTTAAAATCTATAAAAATGATTCCAAATTTGAGGCAGATATCGGTGTTGCTAATGAAACTGTAATCTTTGAAATCAATGGCGGAAATTACACTAGAGTTAGTGATGAAAATGGAACTGCTTCCATAGCTATTAACTTAGAACCTGGCAACTACACCATTAAAACAACATTCAACGGCACAACAGTTGAAAATACCATTACAGTATTGCCAACATTAATTGCTGAAAACCTGGTTAAATACTTTAAAAATGAATCACAGTTCTATATTTCATTAATTAATGGTGAAAGTATTCCTGTAGCAGGACAAAACATTACCATGAACATCAACGGTGTGTTCTATAATCGTGTAACCAATGAAAACGGTACTGCTCGTTTGAACATCAACTTGAACCCTGGTGAGTACATTTTGACTGCTATTGATCCGTTGACTGGCCTTCAGATGTCCTATAACATAACTGTTTTATCCACATTGGAAGCTGAGGATTTGGAAATGAAATATAAAGACGGCTCAACATTCAACGTAACCGTTCTGGATGGTCAAGGAAATCCATTGGCTGGAGTTTCAGTAACCTTCAACATCAACGGGGTCTTCTACAACCGCACAACCGATTCTGCAGGAATTGCCAGATTAAACATCAACCTGATGGTCGGCGAATATATCATCACTTCAGAGTATGATAACTTGAAAATTTCAAATACAATAACTATTAAGGATTAA